The genomic DNA CCCAACACCTGTTACACTTGAAGGGAAACCTCTTCAACCataaagataaaatacagaAACACCTCAAAGACATCGACTCTTTGCCGATAACGCCAGCCCCACCACAGTTGTCCCACAGTCATGGCTATGCCAAAAAAGAACATGGATGGGGTGTCATAGTCAGCCTGAAGGACTGGCTTGAACGGGTGTCACAGGTACTTACAGAGGCAAATACATTGTGTGACAAACCAAAGCAGGGATGCAAGGGGCACTCCTGAGAAGTCTGAGAAAATTACTTTGATGATGTCAACTGGTATCATAGACCGtatatcagaatcaggtttattttgccaagtacatacatGAATTTGACTCCTGTTTTAAGCAGCTCtttcaatgtacttacacagaatagaaataacagctaggaacaACAATGTccaacaataaaacaagaatacaaaaataaaatgtaaaaataaaatgtattgtaaagatggacgacgagacagctccccaaaagtgaagccaaaacatcttgattgcccccttgtggctggctgcagtataggtcttAAATCtcaccccctccatgttagcggatgagAAAGGGGCCAAACTAGAAAGTCAAAGTACGcgtcaaataaatttttcccaaaTATGGTTTCTGTCATCTTAGGTAGTTCATGTCACGCTGATGTGTGTTCAAGTGTTACATTTTTCTGAGAAGTTTGGTTttgattagttatttgatgttatAAAAAGGAGGAtgagatgtcatgattgacagctgtgagtctctttTGCTGACAAGCTGaagccgtgctcggctcgcgatttGTTTCGGGAAGGAAAATCAGTGTAGTGTGCATCATTATGACTCACGCAGCTGCCCATGAGAGCACAGCCACGTTTCCATTGAAAATAATGGTCTTGCTTTGCACAATGTtcattttgttattgttatttatgtatatttatttgatttaaacaggaattaatgTGAATTAAACCTATGGCCAGCATACTGCGATGTATCTTAGATTAggattatttatatttttttcattgaatatgtatttattttcttaaaggaacagtgtgtagcatttaagggaatctactggcagaaatttaatattatattgtaatataaaataatatatatttattaattagtaATTTATTAGTTAGGTGACATAACGCATattcttgtttgttttatttattcctctgtgATGTCGGTGTAGATAATCAGCTCTATCAGTGGTAGTGAGAACAGGTTTGCATCATTAGGTCCTCTCAGCAGTGAGGGATTGGGCAGTACCAAGTTATGGAAGGAAGGGTACAACCATTCTGTGGTAAATGTCATTTTGTTAAAGATAGTTTACTcatggatgtgtttgtgtgcccaCAGGTCATTTGTGATGTTAAGAGTAACTTGTAATGCTACTTAGTAATGctatgtttattattttgtatgtttttatgccTTGTATGTATTTAGCTCAACCATATGCTCACCTGAGCAGGTGGTATGTTCCAGTGAGGCTGAGAATGTAAAAGACAATTCAGTCAATGGGAAAGACTATTTTGACAATTTTAGccgttgttctttttttcttttcttcagcttgaatttattttttatttatttttttgaatttCACAGTGTACATTTTTGCCTCTGTTTCATTAATACTTTTGTTATTAAATGCCACTTTTTTGCACCTACTTCTGCCTGTCGGTCTGCTTCTTCAACAtctcctttaaaggggacatatcctgAACAATatcctgtctcctacaaaattaccatacaactaaactgcattttaaTTATGGTTCGAGGGATTACGGCCACAGCTTTAAACagtttcaaacaaaacaaaaaacacaccaaaacttCGGGGTtagttttagtaaaaaaaaacatcatggtttggctaaAAATGTTTGTTACGTGTTTAACTATACAGGCGTTAATtgaaataagtgaacgttgacttttagtttcacacgggacaatAACAGTGGtcacctgtgtttgtttgacccacccaccaccccgacctcctcatTACGTGAACCTCCGCGGACTATCATTGAAAACTtttttgtgatacgtcaaaaacaaacatagtctgcgacaaaatacgtttccctaaTTCACAATGCGTAATTTTTGGGAGACAGGGCTGCATGAAAacactcactttttcagtgcttttgCACAAACATTTGGAtatatctggagtgcctaccaacccacaaactgaaataaaacaacagtgagtttttttgtgggctgtctagatcagaaatcatgtgattcaacaagccaatcagattaGGCTCCCCCTCTAtgtcacccacagcttgagaactgtGAAAAAAAGTTCTTTGGCTCaagtttttaaacattaaaggctgtaaacatgttctagtaaaaaccccaaataaaggtatgaacctgaaaatgagcatgatatatcCCCTTCAAAATGTTTCAATGCCACATAACATCTATTTTACATGGGGTGGTAACACTACAAagcattttacatttacataagtTAGGGTAAATAAACATGttgatgaaatatatatatattccataTAAAGTAGAAGCCATAACATCAGCCTCTGTTGCTCTGTTGTAAAGTTATTTTGtaactgtaatgactatttctaaTGACTAAATCATGATACTCTGACTAAACCTAATAAAGCAGATTCTGtaataatgagaataatgagtttgctttttacttctttttcataacaacaaaaacaaaactcttaATCAACTTTCATGCCAAGGATCGGACCACTTATCATCAGCATGCAGTATCAACCAACTCAAACCAGTATGCAGAGTTAGAAAATACAGGTGGAGGATTAAACGGGACTGAACCGGGTTGACATGAAAGGATATTGTCGAGCGTGGTTAGCGTCACATCTACGCACAGGAAGTATTGCGTTAGGGGGATCAGAGAGGTAATGAATCAATCATAACATAAACATGTCATCACAAAAATAAGTGAGAAACATCTGACGTATATTAAAGGAAGTTATTTAACCTGAAATGATGTAAAGATGACATGGTTGTTTATCTTAAACAATAATCGCTTCTACAGAATACAAATTCACTGTTGTGTGTGGGTCATGCAAGGTGAATGAAATCCAGCTATAACAAACCTataaacaaaccaaaatcatTTCCCAAATCAAAGTTCTGCCGGATAATTCACTTAAATTTGACCCAAGGAAAGAATTGATTTTTCTCTTTCAGTTATTTGCATGTTCTTACACCGGAAAGTTATCAGTTTTCATCAAATGAGTAAACCTTCGTGTGTTCAATACAAATCATCTTCATCAGTGATTTGCAGCATTTCCTTAAGTGGAAGTGACAAAAAGGTGTTGACCTTGTCATAGAAACCCAATCTTGGTTGGTTTGtggctttactttttttcataaaaggaTACGGCTTAGAAAGAGATAGGGGGAAGTTTATCTTTGCGTTCACACGCCTCCTTTGAGAGGTttgcaaatataaaaatgatCTTGTGTGATTGTGATTGCATTAGGAATCAGTCCTTGTCATATTTGAAAACTTGAGAGCGGAGTCAAAATGAAATACGGAGCAGGTACAGTATGACActttcttcattcattcatcaatgTGTGTCAGAAAGCAAGAAATTATTCAGTGGCGTAATGTAACGGAataatactttgttacagtacttAAGTATTTTTTGGGAGTATCTGTACTTAACTTGAGTTTTTAAATTTctgtcaactttcacttttactccactacatttactaaataaaatgtgtacttttactcagaTACATTTCCCCTAAGCATCCTCAGTACTTGTTACTATTTCATTACTATTGCAGGCAAATGGGTTTTGTGAATCAATGGTCCTTGCTTGCAAGTTATTTCATTCACGTGATGGGCAAGTGCAAACAAAGTGCTTTCAAAGGCGTAGTTAAGTTTTGATTTCTGCTCAAGTCCAGGGAGACCGCATGTTTTTTTAAGGTGGTGTACAATAAGGAAGGaataaacttaaaaataaatctcGAAATCCTTGTTCTTTTATTAACAGCACTTACTTGTACTTTAACTTtcaatacttaagtacaattacTATCAGAAAATTACTTATAGTAAAGTAAAGACTCTTACTCAAGTAATATtctaataggtgactttaacttctactaaagtTATTTTCTGGTTAGATATCTGTACCTTTAATCAAGTGTGGCTCTTTTGGTACTTCATCCATCACTGCAATTCTTTCAAACTTTCAAAATATGTGATGGATTTAAACGGTTGTGATTGTGCATTTGCAGGTTTTCAGGTTTTGACAGTGATGTGCACTTGCATGCTGATTCTGATGATGCAAAGCTTGGATGCAGTTCATGTACCAAAGAAACGTCCTGCTGGTGTTTCATGCAAACCGAAAGAGCTGACAGCCCTCACCAAAAGTGAGGTTGAAGAGAGCTTGAAAGGTTTTGTAAGTAACATAATACTGTGGGTCTCTGCCAAATGTCCGAATATGGTGTCTGTGTCACAGTCTTCATCACACTGAAATTTCTGCCTCAAGTTTGGACATCAGTTTCAGTAACAGAATGATGAGCAGAGAAAGTCTTCTTTCTGTTGCTGTGAAGCAGCTTTCAATCACTGTAGAAAATGCATGTGTAATTATTTAACCAAATGATTAGTGCAAGCATTAGTGTCATCACAGTTACATTATTGTTCAGGGATTTGGTGCAGGTGAAGCTTTGCTTTGAATTGAGCATTGCTCTTCACCACCCATATTGGACAAGACTTGGTTGGCTTGGTTACGTGTAAAAAGCAGGATGCATTTGACTTTAGATGTTATGGAgatgcattgttatagattaaactaaaTCTAAATTCAATCTGTAGAAACGAAAATGAACTGTAGCTGTAAAGATAAATGTTGTAAATGTAAGTTAATGAAGTACAATTTGAttaacacaatattatcatacgtGTATTGTTAACATGATAtcagtatttaatttttttaatatcacGGTTATTGTAAATACCGGTATATCGCGACATACCTAATATgaatattaaattacatttccGTGTGTGAGATGAGCCACATGTGTCTTTAGTCAGTGCTCCTGCCTGTGTAAATGCGTTGATCTCCAACATTTGTCTTAATGACATTTGTACATTGACATGCACCAGTAAACACAAATGCTGGCTTAAAACCATCACTTTTATTAACTCTacagacacatttcttgtttgacAGAGAGTTTAGTGGAACATTTGTGATACAGTGAGATTGCAGACTTCATATTTCATGTGATGAGCAAAATAAATCTTCAAATTAAATTCACTATTGGTCATCTCTTCCAGAATAAAGCCAATGGGGAGCACCTCGGCACTTGGTCCCCCGGCTTCCCTGAGCTCCAGGTCCACGACGACTCTACTCTCAATGGGTCAAAGGTCCAGTGCTGCCTCCTCTTCATGGGTAAGGGTCTGCAGAAAGTCCTGGAGGACCAGCAGAACAACCTCAACCCCACAGATGTTTCACTTCACGAGAAGCTCAGGAACACCATCTCCAGTGTCAATAATCTCGTAGCTTGTGCCAAGGATATTCAGGGAGGGGAATGCTCCCCGGAGCCATCCCCACCCATAATGCCCACAAGTGCATTTGAGAAAAAGCAGTGGAGTCACACTCTGTTGAAGACAGCCAGAGACTATCTGGACTGGCTGGAACGTAAGTTTGTGGTCCGCATTTCAAAGGTTAAAGGGAAAAATAAGACAAAAGGTGAAACTCCTGAGGCAACACTTCAGAAGTACTTGGAGGGGAGCGGATACCTCTTGTAATCTCAGTTTGGGATGCAGACACGGTTACAGTTTAAGGCAGCTTTTCTTTAATAGTGAAGGATGTTCTCAAGATTTATTCATGCTTATTTGCAATGCGTGTTGACATTTTCATACTGTGtttgaatgaatggatgaatttAATGCAATTTCCACAagtggtaacactttataataagggTACAAATCATATACTTAAGTAATGCTTAGCTAAAACTTTATTAGAATTGTCATATTCATACAGATAcatgcatttaacccatcctaagtatttaggcgcagtgggctgctgtaaagatATGCGACCAAATTCCTCCTGGATATAAAAGTTTATTTCAGGAGAATGCATTTGCTCAGCCTAAAAAAAAGCTCCATATTCCTATGAGAATAGACCCAAAGGTATTTTTGGCAGATTTACAACATAGTGGGTGGAACATGAGttgtttaaaaagaagaaaaaggtaTTTGTGTTGTTGAAACCTTAGAAATTACGTTAGTATATGATTTGTAcccttattataaagtgttttttacagACAGCCTTATGTAGATGAAATAGTTGATTGATGacaattttagcattttttcaACTGTTTATAGAAGTAGTATGACATTTTGGGAAGTATGcattttcactttcttgctgagagttggatgagaagatcaGAGCGGTATCAATCTTATCATCCAATTCAACATtttcccaaaatgccaaactgttCCTCTAAAAGCTTTATCAGAAATGGCTTTGTTCAAATAAACTCAGACATCGCTCCCATGTGACCGTAATTAATCAACTTGCCAAAAAGGCAAATTAAAAGGGGCTCTAATACATTTCCTAATTACCACAGTTTGTTTTCTCAGCCTTCACAATGATTAATTGTTATGCTCCGGCCGTCTATCCCTTGTGAGCGTTGCCTGAGGTAGAAAGAGATGCTGATAAGAATCACCTACAGAGAGCCACCAGTTTGGACTCCAATCACTGTATTGAAATGTGTGGACAGATGGACGGAGCACGGTGAGGCAGATAAGTC from Sebastes fasciatus isolate fSebFas1 chromosome 6, fSebFas1.pri, whole genome shotgun sequence includes the following:
- the LOC141769687 gene encoding uncharacterized protein LOC141769687, producing the protein MKYGAGFQVLTVMCTCMLILMMQSLDAVHVPKKRPAGVSCKPKELTALTKSEVEESLKGFNKANGEHLGTWSPGFPELQVHDDSTLNGSKVQCCLLFMGKGLQKVLEDQQNNLNPTDVSLHEKLRNTISSVNNLVACAKDIQGGECSPEPSPPIMPTSAFEKKQWSHTLLKTARDYLDWLERKFVVRISKVKGKNKTKGETPEATLQKYLEGSGYLL